A part of Aegilops tauschii subsp. strangulata cultivar AL8/78 chromosome 2, Aet v6.0, whole genome shotgun sequence genomic DNA contains:
- the LOC141041340 gene encoding uncharacterized protein has protein sequence MGRTGDDVDERRRAFLVEEERDTYALPPYPWICLPSVGACGGEKNPGASALHTRGGFAPSSKRGKGSRARKSSRVRVIKSNASARPPTALYLAAALSPLFLASPPPRRWGASGYRGVRTRPSGAFSTEIQSGEMRLGLGTFDTAHEAARVYDAEAWCLRRHRREMNFPDVPTRERAQEFAPPPRLITNEDCRDNYRRERRLGIAEMDEEAMALWRQRFPHDVINEREFYAQRRAEREERRAERAAYREDRCTRKATAQFNIDLGAASSWDSEDDRYLDAFIETSEEDITEAESEEEEDIIESKSEEEGEE, from the exons ATGGGGCGGACTGGCGACGACGTCGACGAGAGGAGAAGAGCTTTTCTTGTGGAGGAGGAAAGAGATACATATGCTCTTCCCCCCTATCCGTGGATTTGCCTCCCCTCTGTCGGGGCCTGTGGCGGGGAGAAGAATCCCGGTGCCTCTGCTCTA CACACGCGCGGCGGTTTCGCGCCCTCCAGCAAGcgcgggaaaggatcgcgcgcgcgaaAAAGCAGTCGGGTGCGtgttataaaatccaacgcctccgCACGTCCTCCCACCGCTCTGTACCTCGCcgccgctctctccccgctctttctcgcctcgccgccgccgcgccgctggGGAGCTTCGGGCTACCGCGGCGTCCGCACGCGCccctccggcgccttctccaCCGAGATCCAGTCCGGCgagatgcgcctcggcctcggcactTTCGACACTGCCCACGAGGCTGCCCGCGTGTACGACGCGGAGGCGTGGTGCCTCCGGCGGCATCGTCGGGAGATGAACTTCCCCGACGTGCCGACACGGGAGCGGGCACAGGAGTTCGCGCCTCCCCCGCGGCTTATCACCAATGAGGATTGTCGCGACAACTACAGGCGGGAGcgccgtctcggcatcgccgagatggacgaggaagccatggcgttgTGGCGCCAACGCTTTCCGCATGAcgtcatcaacgagcgcgagttctacgcgcaaaggagggcggagagggaggagaggagggcggagcgagccgcctatcgcgaggacaggTGTACGCGGAAGGCAACCGCTCAATTCAACATCGACCTAGGAGCAGCGTCGTCCTGGGACTCCGAGGATGATCGGTATCTTGACGCCTTCATTGAGAcatcggaggaggacatcaccgaggcagagtcggaggaggaggaggacatcATCGAGTCAAAGtcggaggaggagggcgaggagtag